From Spirosoma aerolatum, one genomic window encodes:
- a CDS encoding glycoside hydrolase family 97 N-terminal domain-containing protein produces the protein MLSIKPILLFLLTLGTVSRLSAQHTISLSSPDKAIQLSVQANESGIVTYRISYKSKKAIEPLGVGFVLSKPQVSLTQFTLSAIDSSTHDDTWKPVWGEVAQIRNHYKELALTLTDKGTTGIRLLVRFRVFNDGVGFRYEFPEQTNLTHFIVADEKTLFTLSGDHKTFWQP, from the coding sequence ATGCTTTCCATCAAACCCATTCTACTTTTTCTCCTTACCCTAGGAACGGTTTCAAGGTTATCAGCCCAGCATACAATCTCGCTTTCCTCGCCCGATAAAGCCATACAGCTATCGGTACAGGCGAATGAATCCGGCATCGTTACCTATCGAATTTCGTATAAGAGTAAAAAGGCCATTGAGCCGTTGGGGGTTGGCTTTGTGTTGAGCAAGCCACAGGTATCGCTTACCCAGTTTACGCTCTCCGCTATCGACTCCTCCACGCACGACGATACCTGGAAACCCGTCTGGGGTGAAGTGGCTCAGATTCGCAATCACTACAAGGAGTTGGCCCTGACCTTAACCGACAAAGGCACAACGGGAATCCGGCTGTTGGTGCGGTTTCGGGTGTTCAACGATGGAGTCGGTTTTCGCTATGAATTTCCAGAGCAGACTAACCTGACGCACTTTATCGTGGCCGACGAAAAAACCCTGTTTACGCTATCGGGTGATCACAAAACCTTCTGGCAGCCGTAG
- a CDS encoding PadR family transcriptional regulator, which produces MDSANQEFLRGTLRTIVLRLLAQQGRMYGYEITQAVEERTSGELTLTFGALYPVLHKLENEGLLVTQSQEVDGRLRKYYMLTPTGSATAVRKVDEFERFIQLMRLLINPSPTVTFGQ; this is translated from the coding sequence ATGGATTCAGCGAATCAGGAATTTTTACGGGGAACACTCAGGACGATTGTTCTTCGGCTGCTGGCCCAACAGGGTCGAATGTATGGCTACGAGATTACCCAGGCTGTTGAGGAACGTACCAGTGGCGAATTAACGCTTACGTTCGGTGCTTTGTATCCGGTACTCCATAAGTTGGAAAACGAAGGTTTACTGGTTACCCAAAGTCAGGAGGTGGATGGGCGGCTCCGTAAGTATTATATGCTCACCCCAACGGGCAGCGCCACAGCCGTTCGGAAAGTCGATGAGTTCGAACGATTTATCCAGCTCATGCGCCTACTCATCAACCCCTCTCCAACGGTAACCTTCGGGCAATAG
- a CDS encoding ABC transporter permease codes for MLLHYLTVARRHLWQNRHVNLISVLGLGIGLASGLVIFLVVNYMFSFDRYHPHLDRSYWIVTDIKRERTMPTDAAPRPLAEVLRRDYAFVENSTRLETFFGRTLSVPNGKGGWVKKFAEARNVCFTEPQYFDLFGVEWVSGNRKTALAAPNTIVISERYARKFFDSLPAMGRTLRLDNRTDLTVTGIVKDPPANTQLRFDAFVSYATIPVLEGPTALADWQGLQAMCFVRLREGADPTLLRQSLPVIRRKNLPPQEAAHFDYHVFPLAELNHQRSGMAPRPVLYALIGVGVLLVMAGCINFVNLATARALKRAREVGVRKVMGSTRWQLIGQFMLETALLVCMAIAVALVLAQVCLPFINQILAATVDKLQPEMSVADLVQQRAIGWFLGLVIGVIVLSGLYPAFVLARFNPATAFANQSTTRFTGRLTVRQALILGQFVLMQLFILSVLVITIQLRHMRQAEWGFHRESTLVIFLPQREASPLPLLREQWLSIPGVEQVTFGSDPPASAYNRPSPFSYHTATEPESFETCVRAIDDHYLSAFDLRLIAGRNVRPNDTTGRDVLVNETLVKQLGITSPGTVVGKRIRVKDADRVIVGVVRDFRSGDLHQPVLPITLVHDLPHSRVAMLRLSPGYSPQTQQGIQQVWDKVLPDQVYHADTLTNLMENFTEIERLLAGMVQAFALVAIGLSCLGLYGLVTFLSEAKAKEIGVRRVLGARTSQLLWLLGREFGKLLGLGFLVAAPLGTWLLANWLQQYAYRISVNGWLLAGTLILTVLITALTIVRQALKAVRTNPVLYLKSE; via the coding sequence ATGCTTTTACACTACCTCACAGTGGCCCGGCGCCACCTGTGGCAGAATCGTCATGTCAATTTAATTAGCGTGCTGGGGCTGGGCATAGGGCTAGCCAGCGGTCTGGTTATTTTCCTGGTTGTCAACTACATGTTTAGCTTCGACCGCTACCACCCCCACCTGGATCGGAGTTACTGGATCGTCACCGACATCAAGCGGGAACGCACCATGCCCACTGATGCCGCTCCCCGACCCCTCGCTGAAGTACTCCGGCGTGATTATGCTTTCGTGGAAAATTCAACCCGGCTGGAAACCTTCTTTGGGCGTACCTTAAGCGTTCCGAACGGCAAGGGTGGTTGGGTGAAAAAGTTTGCCGAAGCCCGTAATGTTTGTTTCACGGAACCTCAATACTTCGACCTATTTGGGGTAGAATGGGTAAGCGGGAATCGAAAAACGGCCCTGGCAGCACCCAACACAATTGTAATCAGCGAACGATACGCCCGCAAATTTTTTGACTCACTCCCGGCAATGGGCCGAACATTACGGCTAGACAATCGAACCGATCTGACCGTAACCGGGATCGTTAAAGATCCGCCCGCCAACACCCAGCTTCGGTTCGATGCCTTCGTTTCGTATGCTACCATTCCGGTACTGGAAGGTCCAACCGCTTTAGCCGACTGGCAGGGGTTGCAGGCTATGTGTTTCGTACGGCTGCGTGAAGGAGCCGACCCTACGCTACTCCGTCAAAGTCTACCCGTTATTCGACGCAAAAATCTGCCCCCTCAGGAGGCCGCCCACTTCGACTATCATGTGTTTCCCCTGGCCGAACTCAACCACCAACGCAGCGGCATGGCTCCCCGACCAGTCCTATATGCGCTCATTGGTGTAGGGGTACTGCTGGTGATGGCAGGCTGTATCAATTTCGTTAATCTGGCAACGGCTCGGGCTCTCAAACGGGCGCGGGAAGTTGGGGTTCGCAAAGTGATGGGCAGTACACGCTGGCAATTGATCGGGCAGTTTATGCTGGAAACCGCCCTACTCGTATGTATGGCCATAGCCGTTGCGCTGGTACTGGCCCAAGTGTGTCTGCCCTTTATCAACCAGATTCTGGCTGCCACCGTGGATAAGCTCCAGCCGGAGATGTCTGTTGCCGATCTGGTTCAGCAGCGGGCTATAGGCTGGTTTCTGGGTCTGGTCATTGGCGTCATTGTCCTGTCAGGGCTATACCCAGCGTTTGTATTAGCCCGTTTCAACCCGGCAACAGCCTTTGCCAACCAATCGACAACCCGGTTTACAGGCCGACTTACTGTCAGACAGGCACTTATTTTAGGTCAGTTCGTGCTGATGCAGTTATTTATTCTGAGCGTACTGGTCATTACGATCCAGCTTCGGCATATGAGACAGGCCGAATGGGGCTTTCACCGCGAATCGACACTGGTTATTTTCTTACCCCAGCGGGAGGCTTCGCCCCTGCCCCTCCTGCGCGAACAATGGCTAAGCATACCCGGTGTCGAACAGGTAACCTTCGGCAGTGATCCCCCTGCGTCGGCTTATAATAGACCCAGTCCATTCAGCTATCATACAGCTACAGAACCCGAATCATTTGAAACCTGCGTGCGGGCCATCGATGACCACTATCTGTCGGCTTTTGACTTGCGGCTGATAGCGGGTCGAAATGTCCGGCCCAACGATACAACCGGGCGCGACGTGTTGGTCAATGAAACGCTGGTGAAGCAACTAGGCATTACCTCACCAGGCACGGTAGTGGGTAAACGCATCCGGGTGAAAGATGCCGACCGGGTCATTGTCGGTGTTGTGCGCGATTTCCGTAGTGGCGATCTGCACCAGCCAGTTTTGCCCATAACGCTTGTTCATGACCTTCCACACAGCCGGGTGGCCATGCTACGCCTGAGTCCAGGCTATTCGCCCCAAACCCAGCAGGGTATACAGCAGGTTTGGGATAAAGTCTTACCCGATCAGGTCTACCATGCCGATACGTTGACGAACCTGATGGAAAACTTTACCGAGATCGAACGTCTATTGGCTGGGATGGTTCAGGCATTTGCCCTGGTTGCGATTGGTCTGAGTTGCCTCGGCCTCTACGGGCTGGTTACGTTCCTGAGCGAAGCCAAAGCCAAAGAAATTGGTGTTCGCCGGGTATTAGGAGCCCGGACGTCACAACTCCTCTGGCTGCTGGGTCGGGAGTTCGGGAAACTACTTGGTCTGGGTTTTTTAGTGGCCGCACCGCTCGGCACCTGGCTATTAGCAAACTGGCTTCAGCAGTACGCCTATCGTATTTCGGTAAACGGGTGGCTATTGGCAGGTACACTCATCCTGACCGTACTGATCACAGCCCTGACCATCGTTCGTCAGGCGCTAAAAGCCGTCCGAACCAACCCGGTTCTTTATTTAAAAAGCGAATAA
- a CDS encoding acylase, whose translation MKFLTICLWLISLTALGQSRKSERLKTASQTTAPVEILWDSAGVPHIYGQTLEAMYYGFGYAQMQNHANLLLQLYGQARGRAAEYWGPRYLDSDKIVTLFGVPEQAQKQYTQQPADYKPCLDSFVSGLNAYAKAHPEAIGAEFKQVLPITPQDILAHASRVIGLEFIGGAEAGAARVMPPGSNAYAIAPAKSASKKAMLMANPHLPWEGFFLFFEAHLNGPDFMVYGASLLGQPVLNIAFNQNLGWTHTVNTIDAADRYVLNLQDGGYMLDGIKQAFDTKAVTLQVRQPDGQLKPQQLTYRYSKQGPVMESKDGKTYAMRFAGLTNPAMAAQHHAMAKAKNLAEFETALQRMQLPMFNVIYADKVGNILYLFNGSVPIRSEGDWPFWQGPVDGSTSKYIWTQTHPYRDLPRVLNPPSGFVQNANDAPWSCTYPAVLDPKAFPGYMSPVGIPIRLRPQRAINLVKDDASISFDELVGYKLNTGLEAADRFLDDLLAAVEQYPDSLTQQAASVLKAWDKTTNRDSKGAVLFTAWFDQFNPGMVAVGWNPQRPVSTPDGLKDPKKAVELLRNAASQVRQNYGRLDVAWGDVNRFGAAGHDYPANGGSEQYGIYRTIHFVPDPKQPQLNRAVAGDTYVAVTEFGEKVRAQVSLSYGNASQPGHKHNGDNWKRMSDKKLREALLDKQSILRQLEKKELVQLDTNP comes from the coding sequence ATGAAATTCCTGACCATTTGTCTATGGCTCATAAGCCTGACTGCCCTAGGGCAGTCCCGTAAATCTGAACGCCTGAAAACGGCTTCACAAACAACGGCTCCTGTCGAAATTTTATGGGATAGTGCGGGAGTTCCCCACATCTACGGGCAAACCCTGGAAGCCATGTATTACGGCTTTGGGTATGCCCAAATGCAGAACCATGCCAATTTGCTGCTTCAGCTATATGGTCAGGCCAGAGGCCGGGCGGCTGAGTATTGGGGGCCGAGATACCTCGACTCCGACAAGATTGTAACCTTATTTGGTGTACCTGAGCAGGCGCAGAAACAGTATACTCAACAACCCGCCGATTACAAACCGTGTCTGGACAGCTTCGTCAGCGGTTTGAATGCTTATGCCAAAGCGCACCCGGAGGCTATCGGTGCGGAATTCAAACAGGTACTGCCTATTACCCCCCAGGACATACTGGCCCACGCCAGCCGGGTGATCGGTCTGGAATTTATTGGTGGAGCCGAAGCGGGAGCCGCTCGGGTAATGCCACCGGGTTCGAACGCGTACGCCATTGCACCCGCGAAGTCTGCTTCCAAAAAAGCGATGCTGATGGCGAACCCACACTTGCCCTGGGAAGGATTCTTTCTGTTTTTTGAGGCTCATCTGAACGGCCCGGACTTTATGGTCTACGGCGCTTCCTTGCTGGGTCAGCCAGTACTTAACATTGCCTTTAATCAGAATCTGGGCTGGACCCACACGGTTAATACCATTGATGCAGCCGACCGATACGTACTTAATCTACAGGATGGTGGTTACATGCTGGACGGTATCAAACAAGCTTTTGACACAAAAGCCGTTACCCTTCAGGTACGCCAGCCCGATGGGCAGCTTAAACCGCAACAACTTACCTATCGCTACAGCAAACAGGGGCCAGTGATGGAAAGCAAAGATGGAAAAACCTACGCCATGCGGTTTGCTGGGTTGACCAATCCGGCGATGGCGGCTCAACACCATGCGATGGCGAAAGCTAAAAATCTGGCTGAGTTCGAAACCGCCCTCCAGCGGATGCAACTGCCGATGTTCAACGTCATCTATGCCGATAAGGTCGGTAATATTCTGTATTTGTTCAACGGTAGTGTACCGATTCGCAGCGAAGGCGACTGGCCCTTCTGGCAAGGCCCGGTCGACGGTTCTACGTCGAAGTACATCTGGACCCAAACGCATCCATATCGCGACCTCCCCCGCGTACTCAATCCGCCATCGGGATTTGTGCAAAACGCCAACGATGCTCCCTGGAGCTGTACGTATCCAGCCGTACTTGATCCGAAGGCGTTTCCGGGCTATATGTCGCCTGTGGGCATTCCTATACGGCTGCGTCCGCAACGGGCAATCAATCTGGTAAAAGACGATGCGTCGATTAGTTTTGATGAATTGGTGGGCTACAAACTGAATACGGGTCTGGAAGCCGCCGACCGCTTTCTGGACGACCTACTGGCAGCCGTTGAACAATACCCCGACTCCTTGACTCAGCAAGCGGCTTCGGTACTTAAAGCCTGGGACAAAACCACCAACCGCGATAGTAAAGGAGCCGTGTTGTTTACGGCCTGGTTCGATCAGTTCAATCCGGGTATGGTAGCCGTTGGCTGGAATCCGCAACGTCCCGTAAGCACGCCCGATGGCCTGAAAGATCCTAAAAAAGCGGTTGAGTTATTGCGAAATGCTGCCAGTCAGGTCCGTCAAAACTATGGGCGACTGGATGTTGCCTGGGGTGATGTGAACCGATTTGGTGCCGCTGGTCATGACTACCCGGCCAATGGCGGTTCAGAGCAATACGGCATTTACCGAACCATCCATTTTGTACCAGACCCTAAGCAACCTCAACTGAACCGGGCCGTTGCGGGCGATACCTACGTGGCCGTGACGGAATTTGGTGAGAAGGTACGGGCGCAGGTATCACTCAGCTACGGCAATGCGAGTCAACCCGGCCATAAGCACAACGGCGATAACTGGAAACGTATGTCAGACAAAAAACTCCGGGAAGCGTTACTGGACAAGCAATCCATTTTGCGTCAGTTGGAGAAAAAAGAACTGGTACAGCTCGATACGAATCCATAA
- a CDS encoding carboxymuconolactone decarboxylase family protein, with protein MITTQNETVTSLLNLVGLSAEGEYPQLDALAQAEHRYLRDLKINLGNVLNSSQNLTKKEAVLLALSVAVNENHQPLVDSLTGVAKQEGASDADVAETIACTSLLSTNNVFYRFRHFVGKDYYQQTQPGIRMSIMMNPVLGKEFFELMSLAVSAVNGCELCVRSHEESVLKHGASEARVFDAIRLASVIKGFITLL; from the coding sequence ATGATAACTACACAAAACGAAACCGTTACGTCGCTGCTGAATCTGGTTGGACTGAGTGCCGAAGGAGAGTATCCACAACTCGACGCGCTGGCCCAGGCCGAGCATCGGTATCTGCGCGATCTGAAAATAAATCTTGGTAATGTGCTGAATAGCAGTCAGAACCTGACAAAGAAAGAAGCGGTATTATTGGCACTTTCGGTTGCTGTGAATGAAAATCACCAGCCGCTGGTCGATTCGCTGACAGGTGTTGCCAAACAGGAAGGGGCTTCGGATGCCGACGTGGCCGAAACGATTGCCTGTACGTCGCTGTTGAGCACTAACAATGTATTTTATCGGTTCCGGCACTTTGTCGGTAAAGACTATTATCAGCAAACGCAACCGGGTATTCGCATGAGTATCATGATGAATCCAGTGCTGGGTAAAGAGTTTTTTGAATTGATGAGTCTGGCGGTGTCGGCGGTCAATGGCTGTGAACTCTGCGTTCGGTCGCATGAAGAGAGCGTCCTGAAACACGGTGCCAGCGAAGCTCGCGTTTTCGATGCCATTCGACTGGCGTCCGTGATCAAAGGGTTTATCACGCTGCTTTAG
- a CDS encoding peroxiredoxin has protein sequence MKNHIVSVGSEFPEFKKLAVVSLDKDKEFYEISSEDHKAAGQWLVMFWWPKDFTFVCPTEIAEFNKKFEDFQDRDTMVIGASTDSEFVHLAWRKNHDDLRGLKFPMLADTSKSLAEDLGILEANEKVAYRVTYIVDPQGIVRWVSVNDLSVGRNVNEVLRVLDALQTDELCPCNWTKGEATLTA, from the coding sequence ATGAAAAATCATATTGTCTCTGTCGGATCAGAATTTCCTGAATTCAAGAAACTAGCTGTTGTTTCGCTGGATAAGGATAAAGAATTTTACGAAATCTCGTCGGAAGATCACAAAGCGGCTGGTCAGTGGCTGGTCATGTTCTGGTGGCCAAAAGATTTCACCTTCGTTTGCCCAACCGAAATTGCGGAGTTCAACAAGAAGTTCGAGGATTTCCAGGATCGCGATACGATGGTGATTGGTGCTTCGACCGATAGCGAATTCGTGCACCTGGCCTGGCGTAAAAACCATGACGATCTGCGTGGCTTGAAGTTCCCGATGCTGGCCGATACGTCGAAATCGCTGGCCGAAGATCTGGGTATTCTGGAAGCCAACGAGAAAGTAGCATACCGGGTTACCTACATCGTTGATCCACAAGGTATTGTTCGTTGGGTAAGTGTAAACGACCTGTCGGTAGGCCGGAACGTAAACGAAGTACTCCGCGTACTGGACGCCCTACAAACGGACGAACTCTGCCCCTGCAACTGGACAAAAGGCGAAGCCACGCTAACGGCTTAA
- a CDS encoding ABC transporter permease translates to MNPPRFATYLLHWFCPPHRAEELEGDLDELFQQRVREVGLRKARWRYMRDVVSLLRPSLLKRQSVNTYPKPTNTTMLRNYLKIAFRNLVKNKVYSAINIGGLSIGMAVAMLIGLWVYDELSFDKQIPKYDRIARIRRVATEPSTGISQGTDACQIPMATMLKAKYASYFKHILIGFWPGNYMVADGQKKYTQKGQFIEGGVIDMLSLQMVQGSQTALDDPHSIILSKTAAESIFGQTDPVGKRLKLDNRMDVTVTGVYADLPKNSTYSDLQFFAPWALWVSSNDWVKASESDWGRSSFPINVQIADNTSMETANASINDFYQKNAPPDFVSGARDYKLETYLYPMRQWHLYSEFTDGRPSGGRITFVWLFGIVGGFVLLLACINFMNLSTARSEKRAKEVGIRKAVGSVKSQLVNQFLSESFLVVSLAFAGSLGLVLLSLPWFNELADKAIVFPWQMPSFWLASLLFLTVTALLAGLYPAFYLSSFQPIKVLKGTIRMGRLASLPRKVLVVVQFTVSVVLIIGVLLVYKQIQYVKDRPVGYERAGLLSIPMNDPNYKGKEEVLERELMATSMVDQVAYSSSPLTSVWNNIGGFEWDNKPLKAESGFAVMDISTNFGTMAGWQFVAGRDFSKAFASDSGAVIINETAARYLGLKKRNGQWVVGAYIRQPDFHWKRQIIGVIKDMVMDSPFEPVKRSFYFLDANYAAAARLNIRLKPTVSAQDALASIESVIRKTVPSALFTYSFVDQDFVAKFSTEQRIGKLALVFAVLAIFISCLGIFGLASFVAEQRTKEIGVRKVLGASVLNLWGLLSRDFIVLVSIAFSIATPIAYYTLTNWLQKYAYRTELSWWIFVVSGAGSLVITLLTVSFQSIKAALMNPVKSLRSE, encoded by the coding sequence ATGAACCCACCCCGATTCGCCACCTACCTGCTACACTGGTTCTGCCCACCCCACCGGGCCGAAGAACTGGAAGGTGATCTGGATGAACTGTTTCAGCAGCGCGTCCGGGAGGTGGGCCTGCGGAAGGCCCGCTGGCGGTATATGCGCGATGTGGTGAGTTTGCTGCGTCCTTCATTACTGAAACGACAATCGGTTAATACCTACCCCAAACCAACAAATACAACGATGTTACGCAACTATCTCAAAATCGCTTTTCGGAATCTGGTCAAAAATAAGGTCTATTCCGCTATCAACATTGGCGGCCTGTCCATCGGGATGGCTGTGGCTATGCTTATTGGCCTGTGGGTGTATGATGAATTGAGCTTCGATAAACAAATTCCGAAGTATGACCGCATTGCGCGGATCAGACGTGTGGCTACAGAGCCATCTACTGGCATTTCGCAGGGTACTGATGCCTGTCAGATTCCAATGGCAACTATGCTTAAAGCGAAGTATGCATCGTATTTCAAACATATTCTGATCGGATTCTGGCCGGGGAATTACATGGTTGCTGATGGGCAGAAAAAATACACCCAAAAGGGCCAGTTTATCGAAGGGGGTGTGATCGATATGCTATCACTCCAGATGGTACAGGGTAGCCAAACGGCTTTGGACGATCCGCATTCGATTATACTATCCAAAACAGCCGCTGAGTCCATTTTTGGGCAGACAGATCCCGTTGGAAAACGGTTGAAACTCGACAACCGCATGGATGTAACGGTAACAGGTGTTTATGCCGATCTGCCCAAAAATTCGACCTATAGCGATTTGCAGTTTTTTGCTCCCTGGGCCTTGTGGGTATCCTCGAACGACTGGGTGAAAGCTAGTGAGAGCGATTGGGGGCGTAGTTCCTTCCCCATTAATGTCCAGATCGCGGATAACACGTCGATGGAAACGGCCAATGCCTCTATTAATGATTTTTACCAAAAGAATGCGCCCCCTGATTTTGTGTCCGGTGCTCGTGACTACAAGCTGGAAACCTATTTATATCCGATGCGGCAGTGGCATTTGTATTCGGAGTTTACCGACGGTCGTCCATCGGGTGGACGCATCACCTTCGTCTGGCTGTTCGGCATTGTGGGTGGATTTGTGTTATTGCTGGCCTGTATCAACTTTATGAACTTAAGCACGGCCCGATCGGAGAAACGGGCTAAAGAAGTAGGGATTCGAAAAGCGGTAGGTTCGGTTAAATCGCAACTGGTCAATCAGTTTCTGAGTGAATCCTTTCTGGTGGTTTCGCTGGCGTTTGCCGGTTCGTTGGGGCTGGTGTTGCTGTCGTTGCCATGGTTCAATGAACTGGCTGATAAAGCCATCGTCTTTCCCTGGCAAATGCCTTCTTTCTGGCTGGCTAGTCTTCTGTTTCTAACAGTAACTGCTCTGTTGGCAGGGCTTTATCCGGCTTTTTACCTGTCTTCTTTTCAGCCTATCAAAGTCCTGAAAGGCACGATTCGAATGGGTCGTCTGGCCTCGCTCCCTCGCAAGGTGCTGGTGGTTGTGCAGTTTACCGTATCGGTTGTATTGATTATTGGGGTTCTGCTCGTCTATAAGCAGATTCAATATGTAAAGGACAGGCCGGTGGGCTACGAACGGGCAGGCCTGCTGTCGATTCCGATGAATGATCCGAATTACAAAGGGAAAGAAGAGGTCCTGGAGCGGGAACTGATGGCGACGAGCATGGTTGATCAGGTGGCTTACTCGTCAAGTCCACTTACCAGCGTCTGGAATAACATAGGCGGATTCGAATGGGATAACAAACCCCTCAAAGCAGAGTCTGGTTTTGCTGTAATGGACATCTCCACCAATTTTGGCACGATGGCAGGCTGGCAATTTGTGGCTGGTCGTGATTTTTCCAAAGCGTTTGCTTCTGATTCCGGTGCGGTAATTATCAACGAAACGGCTGCCAGGTATCTGGGCCTGAAAAAACGCAACGGTCAATGGGTCGTTGGGGCTTATATTCGGCAACCGGATTTTCACTGGAAACGTCAGATCATCGGGGTCATTAAAGATATGGTGATGGATTCCCCCTTTGAGCCGGTGAAGCGAAGCTTTTATTTCCTGGACGCTAATTACGCAGCCGCAGCCCGGCTCAACATACGTCTGAAACCCACCGTCAGCGCACAGGACGCCCTCGCCAGTATTGAATCGGTTATTCGCAAAACAGTACCTTCTGCACTATTTACCTATTCATTTGTCGATCAGGATTTTGTTGCTAAATTTTCAACCGAGCAGCGCATTGGTAAGCTGGCACTGGTGTTCGCCGTTCTGGCCATTTTTATTTCCTGCCTGGGTATTTTCGGGCTGGCTTCGTTTGTAGCCGAGCAGCGGACCAAAGAAATTGGGGTTCGGAAAGTGCTGGGGGCGAGTGTGCTAAATCTGTGGGGACTGCTTTCGAGAGACTTTATCGTTTTGGTAAGTATTGCCTTTAGTATCGCCACGCCCATTGCCTACTATACACTTACAAACTGGCTCCAAAAGTATGCATACCGTACCGAGTTGTCGTGGTGGATTTTTGTCGTATCAGGCGCTGGGTCTTTGGTTATCACCTTGCTGACGGTGAGTTTTCAAAGTATTAAAGCGGCCTTGATGAACCCCGTCAAATCGTTACGGTCGGAATGA